From the Girardinichthys multiradiatus isolate DD_20200921_A chromosome 22, DD_fGirMul_XY1, whole genome shotgun sequence genome, one window contains:
- the pcnx2 gene encoding pecanex-like protein 2 gives MGSQVVQTLRQGVWASLTGGWYHDPDQNKFNNSCHLYLWIFLLMLPLSLHLALPPTTMALSIYCTSITVFFVLIKLANYRLHLMFDEGEAVVRSSLSDLSKAQEKKSNASDSCQPPSIRRSSTLPDSVAMTTLARKRPSPVIQVTVKQTETDPGLIGVDYSKSEEGKSAEGDGHLSLGQGETAAEEHNMEGGPLPNPELSPDDLSSPNPEQDAPLLRAQQRSPSRPEKEQAEVTETGAAVEEGRDVQKSVMGKGGDQLEEERSLEKDLKQDTREEKESEYKEAADRETVDEGLPASKGREDESEEGSEGPKENSDANNNSLETPKDDLDVFIDTPESPAQVPLEEEEAYCSDEIEVVLVDNSSPGLGSARLDDSDTVKIIITMSCDPQMAAQLEESVKQSLLENAQAQKDAGECHIMIPVITFDSPEEEWQQEQMEGEEVTGSEDDPTPRQQQQQFMRQSEEFHLCRETISSESNMLECPDLEQEQRGLQMNEDIVPSPQLTNDNSSSGIDVHSHPDDTDPLEPTVDSQGFLCLPPMVGRYGPGGRTHIRGLSMDSGKDAILLSDSSHNATTMTSSKSDLEAKEGQIPNESNFLEFVSLLGYLSMKGGAGSTQEGEEEKNQKVDPEEEENPCATPGQDPITTETSNENKSERPTPPTSLPTNPLQAIKPTHIPIVSPDSPQTDREKDPDYDSLPSQTSQSESSMLQVICRPEATSKEEAYTFHTVHRDRPRKLYAERALNLPLGAELITGNMGDLLSTSSNSECQDAAAGGHADCPFQRRIIPAHRLRPRRTHPEIFPEEDSLDESSETSTQEKPTRKVYYKLQLLPGKWVSVLYDRLTLLALLDRNQEFLENLAAVFMAFLVSFLGFVLLNHGCFKDFWVFQFCLVIASCQYSLLKSVQPDAASPTHGHNQLVAYSRAAYFCIFCALIWLLEQLLRRKDLPVSTLYGVTIICYDVLSFVRDALVGFTYCFPFAFLLGLFPQINTFTIYLLEQIDMHFFGGTAATSLISAIYSILRSLVALFLLYGFCFGALKEPWDEQHTPALFSGFCGLLVVFSYHLSRQSSDPSVLLSLIKSKLMPALVESEEEEEEDADIKDPLPEKLQSSMKEILLSDLVVCSITYILTFAITASTVFLSLKPFVTIVLYALAGTVGFVTHYLIPQLRKHHPWLWISHPVLKTKEYYQFEPREDAVLMWFERLYVGLLCFEKYLVYPAIVLSALTNDGFALSHRKKLGIHCDVLLTTVAGLKLLRSSFCDPSFQFLTLLFTLVFFHFDCPHTSESFLLDFFIMSIVFHKMRELLLKLHFILVYIAPWQIAWGSAFHAFAQPFAVPHSAMLLLQTLLTTVFYTPLAPFLGSAIFISSYPRPIKFWERNYNTKRIDNSNSRLVSQVDKETGCDDNNLNSIFYEYLTRSLQHSLCGDLILGRWGNYSAGDCFILASDYLNALVHLIEIGNGLVTFQLRGLEFRGTYCQQREVEAITEGVEEDDGCCCCEPGHLPHMLSCNAAFNLRWLAWEVTATKYLLEGYSISENNAATMLQVYDLRKLLITYYLKSIIYYLVHSPKLCTWLKDAAVQEALQSYTKWHHIERDPQVFSVKIDEDYVHCLQGVTRASFCNVYLEWIQHCAGKMETPVDSDEDSPLVTLSYALSVLGRRSLGTASHNMSNSLESFLYGFNTLFKGDFRIAPKDEWVFIDLDLLQKVVAPAVRMSLKLHQDHFTCLEETEEASILYEAITNYRSSLVICHESDPAWRKAVLSSRDTLLTLRHMIDDGTDEYKIIMLYKRHLSFKVIKINKECVRGLWAGQQQELVFLRNRNPERGSIQNSKQALRNMVNSSCDQPLGYPMYVSPLTTSFAGTHRTLRNIGGGALSLDAIRSWLCSKWLRVRKDNLTSCNSGVNMEDVDCGAGGSSSLSHNRPSSVTSNSLSLYQHRARTTHSHRHHNTGRREYRSRSVQPQSQRPPVSSQSGPILDSGSAHGLVQRLSNSQLSFNTSIASIFSQVPRLSGAGGISSQLQAAQHQQRSSQVSSSSSTLSLLFGKRSFSSGLVISGLSAAEGGNTTDTQSSSSVNIAVGPSHRSSSRATQWTSEPYESIDGSDSNAAVTVKESAQSSDQGFSQALDKTQEESASASTAPEPTDQKTV, from the exons gACAGGGTGAGACTGCTGCAGAGGAGCACAACATGGAGGGAGGGCCGCTGCCAAACCCTGAACTCTCCCCTGATGACCTTTCTAGCCCCAATCCGGAACAGGATGCCCCACTACTGCGGGCCCAGCAGAGGTCCCCGTCACGACCTGAAAAGGAACAAGCCGAGGTGACTGAAACTGGAGCTGCTGTAGAAGAAGGAAGGGACGTTCAGAAATCTGTGATGGGAAAAGGTGGAGATCAGTTGGAGGAGGAGAGGTCCCTGGAGAAAGACTTAAAGCAAGACACAAGAGAGGAGAAGGAGAGTGAGTATAAAGAGGCTGCAGATAGGGAGACAGTGGATGAAGGGTTGCCCGCTTCAAAGGGAAGGGAAGATGAGAGCGAGGAGGGCAGCGAGGGCCCAAAAGAGAACTCAGATGCCAACAACAACTCACTGGAGACTCCAAAGGATGACCTGGACGTGTTCATAGACACTCCAGAGTCTCCCGCACAG gttCCACTAGAAGAGGAGGAAGCTTATTGTTCTGATGAGATTGAAGTGGTACTGGTTGACAACTCCAGCCCAGGTCTAGGGTCAGCCCGTCTAGACGACAGTGACACAGTGAAGATCATCATCACCATGAGCTGTGACCCTCAAATGGCTGCTCAGCTAGAGGAGAGTGTCAAGCAGAGCCTGCTGGAGAATGCACAG GCTCAGAAGGATGCTGGAGAATGTCACATCATGATTCCTGTCATCACCTTCGATTCCCCTGAGGAGGAGTGGCAGCAGGAGCAGATGGAGGGAGAGGAGGTGACTGGCTCGGAGGATGATCCCACACccagacagcagcagcagcagttcatGAGGCAAAGCGAAGAGTTTCACTTATGTAGAGAAACGATCAGTTCTGAATCCAACATGCTGGAGTGCCCGGATCTGGAGCAGGAGCAGCGTGGACTCCAGATGAACGAAGACATCGTGCCCAGCCCGCAGCTGACAAATGACAACAGCTCGTCGGGCATCGATGTCCACTCCCACCCCGACGACACAGACCCTCTGGAGCCTACTGTGGATTCACAAGGATTCCTGTGTCTGCCTCCGATGGTCGGCCGCTACGGGCCGGGTGGAAGGACCCATATCCGAGGTCTAAGCATGGACAGCGGGAAAGATGCCATCCTCCTTTCAGACAGCTCTCATAACGCA ACCACAATGACCAGCTCCAAATCCGACCTGGAGGCGAAGGAAGGCCAGATTCCCAATGAGTCCAACTTTTTGGAGTTTGTTTCCTTGTTAGGTTACCTCAGTATGAAAGGGGGAGCAGGGAGCACCCAGGAaggggaggaggagaaaaaccAGAAAGTGGACCCTGAAGAAGAAG AAAATCCATGTGCAACTCCTGGACAAGATCCAATAACAACAGAAACCAGCAATGAGAACAAATCAGAGCGACCCACACCACCCACCAGTCTCCCAACTAACCCGCTGCAAGCTATAAAACCTACGCATATCCCAATAGTCTCTCCTGACAG tccacagacagacagagagaaagatccGGACTATGACTCCCTCCCATCtcaaacatctcagtctgagagCTCCATGCTGCAGGTCATCTGCAGACCAGAGGCCACTAGTAAAGAAGAAGCCTACACCTTCCACACTGTGCACA GAGACAGACCTCGCAAGTTGTATGCAGAGAGAGCCCTTAACCTACCACTGGGAGCAGAACTCATAACAGGCAACATGGG CGACCTGCTTTCGACTTCCTCCAACTCAGAGTGTCAGGACGCTGCAGCAGGAGGTCACGCCGACTGCCCTTTCCAGCGACGCATCATTCCCGCTCACAGACTACGGCCACGGAGGACACACCCAGAGATCTTTCCG GAAGAGGACTCCTTGGACGAGTCTTCAGAGACGTCTACGCAGGAGAAGCCAACCAGAAAAGTTTATTATAAACTCCAGCTGTTGCCCGGAAAATGGGTCAGCGTTTTGTACGATCGTCTGACTCTGCTCGCGCTTTTGGACAG AAACCAGGAATTTCTGGAGAATCTTGCAGCAGTCTTCATGGCCTTCCTGGTTTCCTTTCTGGGTTTTGTGCTTCTCAACCACGGATGCTTCAAAGACTTTTGGGTCTTCCAGTTCTGCTTGGTCATCGCCAGCTGCCAGTACTCTCTGCTGAAG AGCGTTCAGCCAGATGCGGCGTCACCAACACAT GGTCACAACCAGCTGGTGGCTTACAGTCGCGCAGCCTACTTCTGTATTTTCTGTGCTCTGATTTGGCTGTTGGAGCAGCTGCTGCGGAGGAAGGACCTGCCCGTCTCCACTCTGTACGGAGTCACTATTATCTGCTACGACGTCCTGAGCTTCGTTCGGGATGCTCTCGTTG GTTTTACCTACTGTTTCCCGTTCGCCTTCCTGCTGGGCCTTTTCCCACAGATCAACACCTTTACCATTTACCTGCTGGAGCAGATTGACATGCACTTCTTTGGTGGAACAG CTGCCACAAGTCTCATCTCTGCGATCTACAGCATCCTCCGCAGTCTGGTTGCTCTGTTTCTGCTTTATGGTTTCTGCTTTGGAGCTCTCAAG GAGCCGTGGGATGAACAGCACACGCCGGCCCTGTTCTCTGGTTTCTGTGGCCTTTTGGTTGTGTTCTCTTATCACCTCAGCCGACAGAGCAGCGACCCCTCTGTGCTGCT ATCTCTTATAAAGTCAAAACTAATGCCTGCACTTGTGGAGagtgaagaagaggaggaggaggatgcagACATCAAAGACCCGCTGCCTGAGAAGCTGCAGAGCTCCATG AAGGAGATTCTGTTATCGGATTTGGTCGTTTGCTCCATCACCTACATCCTAACCTTCGCCATCACGGCGAGCACTGTGTTCCTCTCCCTGAAG CCCTTTGTGACCATTGTGCTGTACGCTCTGGCGGGGACGGTCGGGTTCGTGACCCACTACCTAATTCCTCAGCTGCGGAAGCATCACCCTTGGTTGTGGATCTCACATCCGGTTCTCAAAACCAAAGAGTACTACCAGTTTGAGCCCAGAG AGGATGCTGTGCTCATGTGGTTTGAGCGTCTGTACGTGGGGCTTCTGTGCTTTGAGAAGTACCTGGTCTACCCTGCTATCGTGCTGAGCGCCCTCACTAATGATGGCTTTGCCCTCAGTCACCGCAAGAAGCTGGGAATCCA CTGCGACGTTCTCCTGACGACAGTCGCTGGACTGAAACTCCTGCGATCTTCCTTCTGTGATCCCAGCTTCCAGTTCCTCACGCTTCTTTTCacacttgtttttttccactttgacTGTCCGCACACCTCTGAGAGCTTCCTGCTGGACTTCTTCATCATGTCAATCGTCTTCCACAAG atGCGTGAGCTGCTGCTAAAACTCCACTTCATCCTGGTTTACATCGCTCCCTGGCAGATCGCCTGGGGCAGCGCCTTCCATGCCTTCGCTCAGCCTTTTGCCGTGCCTC ACTCAGccatgctgctgctgcagacgCTCCTCACCACCGTCTTTTACACCCCGCTGGCTCCCTTCCTGGGCAGCGCCATCTTCATCTCGTCTTACCCGCGGCCCATCAAGTTCTGGGAACGAAACTACAA CACAAAGCGTATTGACAACTCAAACAGTAGGCTGGTGTCCCAGGTGGACAAGGAGACAG GTTGCGATGACAACAACCTGAACTCAATTTTTTACGAGTACCTGACTCGCTCGCTGCAGCACTCATTGTGTGGGGACCTCATACTGGGCCGGTGGGGCAACTACAGCGCCGGGGACTGTTTCATTCTGGCCTCCGACTACCTCAACGCCCTGGTCCACCTCATCGAGATCGGCAACGGCCTGGTCACTTTCCAGCTCAGGGGGCTGGAGTTCAGAG GTACCTACTGTCAGCAGCGGGAGGTGGAGGCCATCACGGAGGGCGTGGAGGAGGACgatggctgctgctgctgcgagCCGGGCCACTTGCCTCACATGCTGTCCTGCAACGCCGCGTTCAACCTGCGCTGGCTGGCGTGGGAGGTGACGGCCACCAAGTACCTGCTGGAGGGCTACAGCATCAGCGAGAACAACGCCGCCACCATGCTGCAGGTGTACGACCTCCGAAAGCTGCTCATCACCTACTACCTGAAA AGCATCATCTACTACCTGGTCCACTCCCCCAAACTGTGCACCTGGCTCAAAGACGCCGCCGTCCAGGAGGCGCTGCAGTCCTACACCAAGTGGCACCACATCGAGCGGGACCCCCAGGTCTTCAGCGTGAAGATCGATGAAGACTACGTTCACTGTCTGCAGGGGGTGACGCGGGCCAGCTTCTGCAACGTCTACCTGGAGTGGATCCAGCACTGCGCTGGGAAGATGGAGACG CCTGTGGACAGCGATGAAGACTCCCCTCTGGTGACCCTGTCTTACGCTCTCTCGGTGCTGGGGAGGAGATCTCTCGGCACGGCGTCGCACAACATGTCCAACAG CCTGGAGTCCTTTCTGTATGGTTTCAACACCCTCTTCAAAGGAGACTTCCGCATTGCCCCCAAAGACGAGTGGGTTTTCATCGACCTGGACTTGCTTCAGAAGGTGGTGGCTCCTGCAGTCAGAATGAGCCTCAAGTTGCATCAG GATCACTTCACATGCCTAGAGGAGACAGAGGAGGCGTCCATCCTGTACGAAGCCATCACAAACTACCGCAGCAGCCTGGTCATCTGCCACGAGAGTGACCCCGCCTGGCGCAAGGCCGTGCTCTCCAGCCGCGACACGCTGCTCACGCTGAGGCACATGATCGACGACGGCACGGATGAGTACAAGATCATCATGCTGTACAAGCGCCACCTCAGCTTCAAGGTCATCAAG ATCAATAAGGAGTGTGTGCGAGGTCTGTGGGCAGGCCAGCAGCAAGAGTTAGTGTTTCTACGGAATCGCAACCCAGAGCGTGGCAGCATCCAGAACTCCAAACAAGCACTGAGGAACATGGTCAACTCATCTTGCGACCAGCCACTGGGGTACCCCAT gtatGTGTCACCTCTAACAACGTCATTCGCAGGAACGCATCGCACACTCCGCAACATTGGAGGAGGGGCTCTAAGCTTGGATGCCATTCGTTCCTGGCTCTGCTCTAAATGGCTACG AGTGCGTAAGGACAACCTGACCAGCTGCAACAGCGGTGTGAACATGGAGGACGTGGACTGTGGCGCCGGCGGTTCGTCCTCACTGAGCCACAACCGGCCGTCCTCCGTCACGTCCAATAGCCTGAGTCTCTACCAGCACAGAGCCCGGACGACGCACAGCCACAGACATCACAACACGG GAAGGAGAGAATACCGCAGTCGATCTGTGCAGCCTCAGAGCCAGCGCCCTCCTGTAAGCAGCCAGTCAGGTCCCATCCTGGACTCTGGCTCCGCCCACGGGTTGGTCCAGCGTCTGTCCAACAGTCAGCTGTCCTTTAACACTTCCATAGCCTCTATATTCTCTCAG GTCCCTCGTCTGTCAGGAGCAGGAGGGATCAGCTCGCAGCTTCAGGCAGCTCAACATCAGCAGCGCTCCAGTCAG GTCTCTTCATCTTCGTCTACACTCAGCCTTCTGTTCGGAAAGCGCAGCTTCTCCAGTGGCCTGGTCATCTCCGGGCTGTCCGCTGCCGAAGGGGGCAACACCACCGACACACAGTCCTCGTCCAGCGTCAACATCGCCGTTGGGCCTTCACACAGGTCCAGCAGCAGAGCGACACAG TGGACCTCAGAGCCATACGAGAGTATAGACGGATCCGATTCCAACGCTGCTGTGACAGTGAAAGAGAGCGCCCAGTCGAGCGATCAAGGCTTCAGCCAGGCATTGGACAAGACCCAAGAGGAATCTGCATCTGCCTCAACAGCTCCTGAGCCAACTGATCAAAAGACTGTCTAA